The genome window CCAGGCCCACCGGCACCTTGATGTAGCCCAGGCGCACCTTGCCGTAGTCGGCGCCGAACAGCGCCTTGGTCTCGAAGCGGAAGAACACGTCCAGCCACAGCTTGGACTGGAAGTCGAAGTACACCATCGCGTCGTACACGCCCTTCTTCTTCAGCGTGGCGCCGAACTCCTTGCGCCGGAACGCGTTGTCGTCCTCCAGGCGGCCGTCGTCGTTGGAGAAGTTGTTCCAGTCGTAGGCGTAGTTGCCGGTCACGGCCAGTTCGGTGCCGTCGTTGAAGGCGACCTTGGTCGGCCAGTTGTCGAAGCCGTTGGCGGCGACGGCGGGAGCGGCGGCGGTCAGGCCGAGCGCAGCGAAGAGAAGGGTGTGGCGCATGATGGAGTCGTCTCGATAAGGAAAGAAGGCGCGGCGGTCCCCGGCCGCGCAGGTGATGCGGTGGTGCGGGCAGTGCGGCGGCGGGCCGCCACGCGAACGGCGATGCCGCCGCGGTGCGGACACGGCGCCGGACGGATACCCCCGCAGGCGATAGCGGACGCGCCCGGCGTTTCTTTACGGCGATGTTGCAGTTCTTGCAGCGCCGTCTCCCCTGAGAACGCGCGCTGCGCTGTGTGACAGCCCGTCCGTGAGCGTACCGCGACACTGTAACCGCGTCGACACGGCCAGGCACCGGGCCTAGTACCAATAGGTTATCTGCTTAGACGCCGGCGACGCGTACAAAGGCAGCATTCCGCGACCCGCGTCGGGTGGGCGGACCGTTCCGGAGCTCTCCATGCATATCCCAACGTCCCCGGTCGGCCACGCGCCGCGGCACTTGCCGTTCTACCGGCAGTTGTACTTCCAGGTGGTCGTCGCCATCGTCATCGGCGCGGTGCTCGGCCACTTCGAGCCGGCGTTCGCCGAGAAGCTCAAGCCGCTGGGCGACGCCTTCATCAAGCTGGTGAAGATGATCATCGCACCGGTGATCTTCCTGACCATCGTCACCGGCATCGCCGGCATGACCCACCTGAAGACGGTGGGCCGGGTGTTCGTCAAGGCGATGGTGTACTTCCTGTTCTTCTCCACCCTGGCGCTGGTCGTCGGCATGATCGTCGCGCACGTGGTGCAGCCCGGCGCCGGCATGAACATCAATGCCGCCGACCTGGACCAGAGCGCGGTGCACAGCTACGTGGAGAAGTCGCACGAGCTGACCCTGGTCGGCTTCCTGATGGACATCATCCCGAAGACGCTGCTCAGCCCGTTCGTCGGCGACAACATCCTGCAGGTGCTGTTCGTGGCGGTGCTGTTCGGGGTGTCGCTGGCGATGGTCGGCGAGCGCGGCAAGCCGGTGCTGAACCTGCTGGAATCGCTGGTGGCGCCGGTGTTCAAGCTGGTGCACATCCTGATGAAGGCCGCGCCGATAGGCGCGTTCGGCGCCATCGCCTTCACCATCGGCAAGTACGGCGTGGAGTCGCTGGTCAACCTGGCCTGGCTGGTGGGATCGTTTTACCTGACCTCGCTGTTGTTCGTGCTGGTGATCCTGGGCGCGGTGTCGCGTCTGTGCGGTTTCTCCATCCTCAAGCTGATCCGCTACCTCAAGGCGGAGCTGCTGCTGGTGCTGGGCACGTCGTCGTCCGAATCGGCGCTGCCGTCGCTGATGGAGAAGATGGAGCGTGCCGGCTGCAGCAAGTCGGTGGTCGGCCTGGTGGTGCCCACCGGTTATTCGTTCAACCTCGACGGCACCAACATCTACATGACCCTGGCGGCGCTGTTCATCGCCCAGGCCACCAACACCGAACTCACCCTCGGCCACCAGATCGCGCTGCTGCTGGTGGCG of Xanthomonas sacchari contains these proteins:
- a CDS encoding dicarboxylate/amino acid:cation symporter: MHIPTSPVGHAPRHLPFYRQLYFQVVVAIVIGAVLGHFEPAFAEKLKPLGDAFIKLVKMIIAPVIFLTIVTGIAGMTHLKTVGRVFVKAMVYFLFFSTLALVVGMIVAHVVQPGAGMNINAADLDQSAVHSYVEKSHELTLVGFLMDIIPKTLLSPFVGDNILQVLFVAVLFGVSLAMVGERGKPVLNLLESLVAPVFKLVHILMKAAPIGAFGAIAFTIGKYGVESLVNLAWLVGSFYLTSLLFVLVILGAVSRLCGFSILKLIRYLKAELLLVLGTSSSESALPSLMEKMERAGCSKSVVGLVVPTGYSFNLDGTNIYMTLAALFIAQATNTELTLGHQIALLLVAMLSSKGAAGVTGAGFITLAATLAVVPEVPVAGMALILGVDRFMSECRSLTNFIGNAVATVVVSRWENALDRDRLRLTLDGGESPLPVVATEPSAIR